CAGATAATGATTTTTACAGTAAGACTCGTCCCAGTCAAAGCGGAAAAACGGAAATTCCCAAGGCACATCTAGATGAAATGGGAAATCTCATTCCGGCTAATCCAAATGGTCGGGCAAGTATTACAGAACATATCCTTAACATCAATAAACATGATTCCCCCTATATATCGACGACGTCTGAACAAGGAATATCAAAACGATATGGAAAGCAACGAATTCAAATTGATTTGGATAAACTTCAAGAAGCGATTTCTAAAGGAGAAGTACAAGCAGAAATTATTGGACAAGATCGGATTATTCAGGAACTAAAACAAAGCTTAGAAATGAAGAAACAGGAACTGAATCAATTGATTCAAAGAGAGAATTATTCAAAAAGAAGGTATGATAAACTGATAGAAAGTATAATAAAACTGGAGAATGCTATTGAAAACACAAGGCGTGATAAGGAAATTTTGATCAAGGGAATTGTGCCTAATCGCTTTATATCAGGACCTGAAAATTTGAACTGACCATTAAGGCGGTGACAAAAATGTTTGAATCCTTTCCGGAGGCATACAAACTGTTGGAATGCGATGACGACGGAAATTATGTCGGAATAGATCAAGTTTGGGACATGGAGCAAATTTCCCCACAGCGTTTAAGAGGGGTTATTCACTTGGCGTATAATGGAAGCCGTGAGATCCGGTTTTATTCCACTTTGACGTTGTTGGAATGGTATGAACCGGTTGGTTTGGAAGCATGTCAATCGCTGCTTGATTCCCAACTCTTGGATGAGGGCCCTGCTCTTTTTCCTCATCGGTTGTGGGGAGAGGATTGTGCCTATGAAGAACTGGCGTTCCGAGTTGTGCGCCCCATAGATGATTGGGAGATTCAAAAGCCCCTGATTCGACGGTTTCTTTCCCCTGAAATTTATGGGAAACATGCTTTTCTTGAAGGGTCGTTCACACGCATGTTAACACCCAGAAAAGAAAGACCGCACACACTTCATTTTCAGACATTGGCTGACGACATATTATCGGCAATGCAAGCGGCACTTGACTCAAAAGAGCTTGAGTATCCTGTTTTTCAGGCATCCCTGTGCTTAAGGCCGCTGGTTGCCATGGGTAAAGTGGATCACGAAGGGTTGGAATGGTTTTTCAATCTTCCTCCCCAACAGCCTGATCCCCGCTTTGAGGCCGTCAGTGCTGCAAGGTTTTTGCCCGATGGCGGAAAGGCCTTGTATGATCGTTGGGAAAAATCTTCAGATCCGGAGGTGCAACAGTGGGTGCGGATGTTTCGGAATCATTGATGAATAACCACTCTTAAAGTTTCCATTTGCCAAGGGTTGAAAAGAAGAAAACAAGGACAGGTGTTGAGTCTCGTCGATCTCCGCGAGATGTCCCCGGAGGTCGACGAGCTTTCGTTTTGACCTAATACATACTTGGTAGGATTACTGGTTCTGGCTTAACGGAACGGCGGCTGCATGCGGCGGCATCGACGCGCCTTCCACCGCCTCAGGGGTGGTTTATATGCTGAAAGTGCCGAAATGGGCGCCGGATGAGGAGCTGGGGTTGATGCGGAGGGTTTTTGAAGAAGAATTGAACATAAAAGTGGAGATTCGGAAGATCGAATGGGGAGGGAAACGAAATGGCTGAAGACATTGAGCGCTGGTTAATGTTCACTCATTGGGGCTCATACTTGAAGGGAGATTATATAGAGGTTGGTCTGGATGTGACGGAGATCCTGATGAAACATTTGGAGGCTTGTCAATTGGAAGGAAGAAAAAATACAGTTCTGGAAAATATTGATTCCTTTGATTCAATTCAAAAGGAAGTACTGAATAACAGGGATCGGTATAGATATTATGAAGTCACATTTTTCAATCCGTCTGTTACGAAAGAGATTTATGTAAACCGCTTGGTTATATCCGATGCGTATATGCTTTTTGAAGAGTATGATGGACTCAAAGTTTATCAAACGGAGGATAAAGAAATCAATGCATGGCGAACCCAGGCATTGTTGGATATTTTTACGGATGTGGCTGGCCATCCAGCTCTTGAGGAGCTGTGGATGATTGATGATCGCAGAGCGTTTATGGGGAAACCAGCCTATCTCTACCGTCCGGAGCCCTTGTACGAACGAGTGGAGGGGGGATTATATACTCTCGATGCAAAAGAGGAAGTTACCCGTCTGGTAGAAGAATTTGAAGCCCACGTTCCCCGGGAGTGGGTGATCGACTACCTGCAGGACCGTCTGGGAGCGGAGTCGGTACAGGAGATGGAAGGCGGCAAGATCCGGGTGTTGTTCTACGACCGGGAGCTAATGAAGAACAAAGTGGGAAAAACCCGGAAATTCCTCCGCACCTTCGAGCGGCATGTGGATGAATACCTGCTGCAGAAGGGGATTCGGTTGTATAAGGGTGACAGGTCCTGAAACAGGTCAGTCTCGTCGATCTCCGCGAGATGCTCCCGGAGGTCGACGAGCTTTCGTTTTGGCCTAATACATACTTGGTAGGATTACTGGTCCCGGCTTACCGGAGCAGAGGCTGCATGCGGCGGCATCGACGCTATTGAGCGCCGTATTCTACCGCCTCGGGGGCGGGGCGATCAAGAGGACGGTTCAGTTTGCGAAGGATAAAACCGCTTGGCAACGGTTTGAAGAAGCGGATTTGCTGCCCAATAGTCTGGGAGTGAGTAAAACTAAAAGCCTGTTTAGTACGGTGCGCGATGCGGCTTACAAAGAGGATCCCTCGAGAAGAAGAACTTTTGGAATGCCGGATAATATCGTTGTGGAAGACGGGCGGATCACTATCGTCGAGGAAGCGAAAATGTGGTCCAAAAGGGATTTTGAGCGGCTGGCGGATTTGGCGAAAAATGATCTGAGAAAGTTTCTTTTTGAAGGTATTCCTGCAGAAAGCGATAAAAGACAGATGCGTTACATCCAATTTGCCAAACATCAGAGGTCTGTTAATTATCTCCTGCAGCATCTGGATCAGATTCCCAAGGCCAAAGAGTATGGAATCACGCGCGCGGATTCGGATGTGCTTTACATGCTGAAAGTGCCGAAGCGGGCGCCGGATGAGGCGCTTGAGACGATGCGGAAGGTTTTTGAAGAGCATTTGAACATTAAAGTCACCATACGGAAGATTGACTGGTAGGAGGGAAAGTGGATGTCGGAAGAAATTGATCGTTGGTTGATGTTTACTTACTGGGGGGCGTATTTGAAGGAAGACTACATGGAAGTGGGTCTGAATGTAACGGAAGTCTTGATGAGGCATTGGGGAAAGGTTCGTCGTTTAGATGGATATGCATTTAACGATGATGAAGCTCTTAGAAACTTGGATTCCATTGATGAGGTTCGAAATGAAGTATTAAATGACAGAGATTGGTATGAATTATATTATGTTACATTTTTTAATCCTACTGTAGAAGAAGAGATCTATGTTAATCGGTTATGCGTCAATGACACATTACTGAGAGTTGAAGATTACGATAATCTCAAGTTTTTTCAAACGGAAGATGCAGAAATTAATGTTCAACGAACACAGGCTTTGTTGAATCTATTTACTGACGTGGCCGGATTACCTAGCCTTGAAGAGCTGTGGATGATTGATGGAGATCGAAATGCTTATATGGGCAAACCGGCTTATTTGTACCGACCGGAACCCTTGTATGAACGGGTAGAAGATACAGTTGAGACAAAAAAGACGAAAGAAGAAGTGATCCGTCTAGTAGAAGAATTTGAAGCCCATGTCCCCCGGGAGTGGGTGATCGACTACCTGCAGGATCGTCTGGGAGCAGAGTCGGTGCAGGAGATGGAAGACGGCAAGATTCGGGTGCTGTTCTACGACCGGGAGCTAACGAAGAACAAAGTGGGAAACACCCGGAAGTTTCTCCGCACCTTCGAGCGCCATGTGGATGAATACCTGCTGCAGAAGGGGATTCGGTTGTATAAGGGGTGAATGTACGAAAGCGGGGGAATCGACATGTATATCCTGGAAAAGTACAAACAGGTCCGGCGCGTCGGCATGGAGCTGAACAACCGAATGTTGGAACAGTACGTTATGAGGGAACAGTTGGAAACGGCGGGGCGACTCCTGGGAGTATTGTCGGGAAACTATTTGCATATTTCGGAGGAGGAGGAACCCGCGTTTTTCGATTTTCTGCTGCACGAGCCGTATATGGACGGTCCAACGGCAGTGGAACAATACCGACGGGATCATCCGCAAATGGAGTGGATCGAGAAACAATTGACGGAGGCTTTCCTCGCTGCCTACACCTCGTTGTTTATGGTCGCCGGGTTCCGCAGGGAGGAATCGACCCTGATCCTCGAAGATTTGCTCAATGGGGGATTGATTCCCTTGCTAGACATCCACTACAGCCGGACGGCTGAACCGGGAACCCTGCTGTTCACGCGGGTCGTTCCGTACAGGGGGTTTAATATGTCATCGGGCTTTTCCCTACATTTTTATCTTGAAGCGGACCGGCTGATCCAGAAATATCAAAAACAGTACAAAAAAGTGCCGTCCGATACAGATTCGATCCGACGCTTCGTCGCCTTTTTCGCGTTGAGCCGACGGTACGGGACACCGGCGATTCACCGGTCTGTCCAGTGAAAAATCCTTCATTGATCGGACCCTCCGTTCCTTATTTTGCTATAAGGGGACCATAAACGACACGGATGGACAGGAGGCGGTTCCGATGGACGAACGGGTGTTCAAACCTGTGAAGGAAGCTTCCTATCTCACGGCGGGGAACGCTTGGCGGTACCGGGCGATCCTGCGCTTTTTCTACCAGCGGTACGAGCGGATGCAGCACTTTCTGCTGCCCGAGGAGGTGTTACGCCATTTGAAGCGCTTTCCCCACTTCCGCGATTACACCGAGGAGCAGTTGCAACAGGATCTCAGCCAACTGGTGGAGTGGAACAACCTGGTCCCACGGCAGGATACCGGACGGATCCAGACCATCGAGGAGTTTAAGAAGCGGAAGTTCCGATACCAGCTCACCCCCTACACGGTGGAGCTGGAGCGGATGGTGATGGCGCTGGAGAAGATGGGGGACGGATACGGCGGCTCCCTGGAGCGGACGCTGTTCGACCGGCTGCTACAGTCGCTCCTTACGTTGACCGAACGGGACGACGAAGGGGAACACCGCGTTTTTCACTGGTCCGATGAGCGGATCTACCGGCTGTGGCAGGACGTGGCGAATGATTTCCATGAACTGACCCGCAATGCGATGGACTACATCGCCCACCTGCAGAGCGAAAAAGTGGAGGAGCGGATGAAAGAGGAAGCCTTTTTCGCCTTCAAAGAGGTGGTGATCCGTTACCTGCGGGATTTCATGATCAGCCTCCAGCGCACCTCTTACCGCATCGAAGGATTGCTGGAGGAGACGGATGCGGATTTCGTCCGGCGGCTGGCGGAACGGCTGGCCGATTACGAGCTGTCCATCCCCCGCCTGGAGGAGCGCCCCGTCAGGGAGGAACTGGTGGAGCGCCGAATCGGCGAGTGGGAGGACCTGAAGCGCTGGTTTTTCGGGGACGGGGGACAGGAGGCGGAACTGGTTTACCTCCAGAACACCACCAACGAGACGATCCGCAAAATCACGCGGTTCGCCCAACGGCTGGGGGAGACGGTCCATCACATGCGCAGCCGGCGGGCGGATTACCTCCATCTGGCGAAGTGGTTTGCCTCCCTGGAAACCCTCGACGAGGCACACAAGTTGTCCGCCTGCGTCTTCGGCGTCTTCCGCACCCGCCATCTCAAGGTGGAGGAGCCGAAAGGGACGGAATCCTTGGATGTGGAGGTATGGGAGGCACCTCCCGCCCCCGTGATTCTCAAACCCCGGATTACCGCCTACCGGGAACGGGTGAAGCCGAATGCCGCTGACGACCACACCGCGCGGAAACGGGCGGTGAGGGAAACCTACCTCCGGCGGAAGGAAGAAGAACAGCTATTGCTCGCGGAACTGATCCGGCAGGACCGGATCGCCCTGCGGGAGCTGCCCCCGGTGAAACCGGTGGTGCGCAAAACCCTGCTCTCTTGGATCGCCAAATCAATGGCCCATCCGGAGCGGATCGGCAAGACGGAGACCGGCCGTCCTTTTCGCCTGGAGGTGGCCAGCAACCGGATCATCCGGCTCCGGGCGGAGGACGGAGTGCTGGAGATGCCGGACATCGTCTTTCATTTCGATTAATGGAGGGGGGTTCCTGTGTCTCGCGATGCTGCCTTTGACGAAAAAGCGCGGGAAGCCTTGGGTATTCTCCTGGAAAACTTCTGGATCCTGCGGGACCGGCAGCCGGAGGAATACGCCATGATCCGAGACCGGGAAGCGGCACTGAAGCGATTTGTCCGAGACAAGCTGGGCTACCGCCTGATCGTCCACCGGCATTTCGCCAAATTGGAAAAGATCCCGGCCCGACCGGAACCCTGGATGGGCATGGAGACGTTTGAGCATCCCCGGGATTACGCGATGTTCTGCTGCCTGCTGGCCCACATGGAAAACGTGGCCGTCGACGAACCGTTTCTTTTGTCCGCCCTCTGCGAGGAGCTGAAAGTCCTGTACCCCGGGGAGTTCCCGATGGATTGGGAAAATTATGAACACCGCAAATCATTGGTCCGTGTGGTGAAAACGGCAGTCCGGCTGGGCATCTTGACCGAGGTGGATGGGGATACGGCCGCCTTTCAGCAGAACGAGCAGGCGGAGGTGTTGTACGAAGTGCCCGTGGCGGCCCGTTATTTCATGCGGACGTTTCCGAAGGATTTGACTAGGTTTTCGTCGGGGGAAGCGATCCTGCAGGCGGAAGCAGCGGCGGAGGAGGACTCCTCCCTCCGGCGGCGCCACCGGGTGTATCGGCAATTGCTTCTCTCCCCGGCGGTGTACCGGGAGGAGATGGAGGAGGCGGACTTCCTCTATTTGCTCCGTTTTCGCCACCGGCTGGAGGAGGATTTCGCCGAATACCTTGGCTTCCGCCTGGAGATCTACCGGAATACCGCCCTGTTGTCCGCTCCGGAGGCCCGGGCGCGCCTCACGCTGTTTCCCGACAGCCGGGCGATCTGTGACATCGCCCTGCAAATGGGGGAGGAAACGCGTCGCCGGCTGGCGGCGGGGGAGGTGAGGGTGGAGGCCGACGGGACGATCCGCCTCACCCCGGTGGAATGGGAGCAGTGGGTGGCTGCCCTGAAGGAATCCCGGGGCGCCGGTTGGAGCAAGCAGTACCGGACCGCCTTGGTGAAGCAGACGGCGGCAGAACTTTTGGCCCTGTTGAAGGAGTGGAAGATGGCTACCGTCGACCCGGAGTCGGGGATGATCCGGCTTTACCCCCTCCTCGGTCGGCTGGCGGGGAAGTACCCGGCGGACTTCGATCCGGCGGGCAGGGATATAAAAAAAGAAAGGGAGGAACGGTCGTGAACGGGCGCTGGCGGCTCAACCGGGCGGGAATTTTTAATTTTTGGTATTATGATGAGGAAATTTTCCCCTTTTCAGATGGAAAGCTCCTCCTCCGCGGAACCAACGGTTCGGGGAAGTCGGTCACCATGCAGAGCCTGATTCCCCTTCTGCTGGACGGGAAAAAGAGCCCGGACCGGCTCGATCCCTTCGGTTCCCGGGCACGGCGGATCGAGGATTACCTCCTTGGGGAAAAGGGGGTGGTCGACCGGGATGAGCGAACCGGATACCTCTACCTGGAGTACCGGCGCAGGGGAACGGAGCAAACCCTGACCACCGGGATCGGGATCCGGATCCGCCGGAACGGCCCTCTCCAGTTCTGGGGCTTTCTCGTAACGGACGGGCGGCGGATCGGCGAAGATTTTTTCCTGTACAAGACGGAGCCGGACGGATCCGGGGGCATCCAGAAGATCCCCCTGACCCGGTGGGAACTGGAGGCGCGTATCGGGGACGGCGGCGCAGTGGTGCAGAGCCAGCGGGAGTACATGGAACTGGTCAACCGCCACCTGTTCGGCTTTCACACCCTGGAAGCCTTCGAAGACCTGATCAAGCTCCTGATCCAGCTGCGCAGCCCGAAATTGTCCAAGGATTTCAAGCCGACCGTCATCTACGAAATCCTGCACGAGTCCCTTCCCCCGCTGACTGATGAAGAGTTGCGCCCGCTGTCGGACACGATCGAGGCGATGGACCAGATCCGGAGCGAGCTGGACCAACTGGTGCGGGAGCGGCGCTCCCTCGACCGCCTGTGCAGGCAGTATGACCAGTACAATCGCGCGGTACTGGCGGAAAAGGCGGAAGGGTGGATCCGGGCGGCGGACTTGGCCGCCCGTTTGAAGCGGGAGAAGGAACGCCTCCGGCGGGAAATGGCGGAAGGGGCGGAGCGGCTGGCCGAGCTGGAGCGGCGCCTGGAGGAAACCAAGCGGGAGGGAAAGGTGCTTGCCGCGGAACGGGATGCGCTGATGCGGCACGACGTCTTCCGGGCGGAAAAGGAAAAGGCGGAGCTGGAACAAAAGCTGAAGGACCGGGAGCGAACGCGGCGGCACAAGGAGGAGCTCCTGAAGCAGAAGGAGCGGAAGGAGCGCGAATTGGACGAGCAGATCCGCCGGGAGGAAGAGAATCGGCACCGCCTCCGGAAGGAGATCGGGGAGCGGTTGGAGGAGATGGACGCCCTGGCGGAGGAGGCCGCCTTTGCAGCCCACTTGCTGTCGACGGCCGATTACCGCCGAAACACCGGGAAGCCCTTCTCCTTCTGCCTGTGGGAACGGGAGGCCCGTCAGCACGACGAGCGGCTGAACCGGGTGCTGACCATCCTTCGGGAGGAATCCCGGATGAAGGAGCGCTACGCGGAGGCGGAGGCGGAGCTGGGAGAAGCCCGCCGGCAGTGGGATCTTTCCCGGGTGGAGGAAAAGAAGTGGGCGGAGCTGTTGGAGGAGGAACGGGCCGGTTGGATCGCCGCCGTTTACCGGTGGAACGTGGAAAATCGAGAACTCCGATTGGATGAGGAAGCCCTGCGCCTTCTGTCCCGCCGGGTGGCCGACTTTCCGGAACAGATGGATCGGGAACAGCTCCGGGAGTCGCTGACGGCGGCCGTCGAAGAGGTCCGGCGGTCCATTCGAGAGGAGATGTTCCGCCTCGACCACCGGATCGGACAACTGGAAGCGGAAATGAAGGGCGTCGAGCAGGCGATTGAAGAGTGGCGGGCGAAAAAGGATCCGGAGCCGCCCCGCCATCCGGACACGGAGCAGGTCCGGCGGGAGCTCCGGGAACGGGGGATCCCCTTCGTCCCCTTCTACGCGGCGGTGGAATTTCGCGACGCCGTTTCCGCCGCCGAGCGGGAACGGATCGAGTCGGCCTTGATGCAGATGGGCATTCTGGACGCGCTGATCGTTCCCTCCGCGATGCTGGAGGCCGGCGGGGAGGCGGTACGCCACGATCGGGTGTTGAAGCCGGCTCCGCACCTGTTGGCGCCCACCCTGGCCGACTACCTGTACCCGGTGGAGGGGGAAGGGATGCCGGTGCCGGCGGAAGATGTCGACCGGGTGCTGCGCAGCATCCGGATCGGGGAAGGGTCCGAAGAAGAGACGGCGGTTCTCCCCGACGGCACTTACCGGATCGGCCCGATCCGCGGCCACGCGCCCCGGGAGGCGCAAGCCGTCTACATCGGGAAGGAAGCCCGCCGGCAGTACCGGTTGCGGGAGATTGCCCGGCTGGAGGCGGAGCGGGACCGGCTCCTGCGGGAGCGGGACGAATGGGCGGAGCGGCGCCGGGAGCACGCGGCCCGTTTGGAGCGCCTGGAGAAGGAGTACCGCCGGTTCCCCGACGACAAAGGCATCCGGGACGCTTTCTCCGAGTGGGATCGAGCCCGCCGCGAGGCGGCCGCCGCCGAGCGGGAGGTGGAAAAGCGAAACGAAAAGCTGAAGGAGGCCCACGCCCGTTGGCAGCGGGTGAAGGCCCTCCTGCGGGAACAGGCCCAGGGAATCGATCTGCCGGCGAAGGAGTCGGCCTATGCCGCGGCGGTCGAAGGGATGCGAACCTACCGCGACCGGCTGGGTGAGGTCCGGCGCCTCGACGAACAGCTGGAGGATTCCCGCCGCCGGCAGGCCCTTTTGGAGCTAAACCGGGAAGAGGTCATCGCCGATGTGGACGAACTGAAGGGGGAGCTCCGCTTCATTTGCGATGAGCTAGAAACAGCACGTCTGCGTTTGGAGCAGGTGAATCAGCGGCTCGAAGCGATGGGAGCCGAAGCGATCCGCGCGCGGATCGCCGGGGTGGAACGCCGTCTGCGGGAGCTTCCCCGGGAGGAGGAGACCCTGATCCGCGACACGGAGAAGCTGAAGGCGAAACAGGCGGAGCGGGAGCGGGAGCTGATCCGGTGCGAGGAAGAGGAACGCCGTGCGGACCGGCTGCTCGCCAGCTGGACGGAGGTTTTCCGGGAGGAAGATCGCCTGCAGCGCTCCTTTGTTCCCCGGTCGGAGGCGGAAATGGAAGGGAGCGACGGGGAGGCGCCGACCGCTGACCGTGCCCGGGCGGTTTTGGCTAGGTGGAAAAGGGAGGGCGCTCCCGAACGGGACAAGGCGGCGGAGGGGCTGAACCGCCTGTTCCATCAGGAGCAGGCCGCACTGGTGGAGTATCGCCTCACCCAACAGACCCTTTTTGAGGATGTGGAGGTCCCGGAAGAACCGGACGGCACCGGGGAGGAGGCCGTGGGCGACTCCTGGCGGCTCCGATGGGAGGAGCTCAGGACGAAAACCCGCCGCCTCCTGCTCAGTATGGAGTATGAAGGGGCGCGGGTCAGCCCGTACGCCGTCAGAGCCCGGGTGGAAGAGGCAATCCACCGGAAGGAGCAGATTTTGGCGGAGAAGGACCGGGAGTTGTTTGAGGAGATCATCCTGAACAACGTGGGGAAGATCATCCGGGCGCGGATCCGCCGGGCGGAGCGCTGGGTGGAGGAGATGAACCGTCTGATGGAAGCGCGGGACACCTCCAGCGGGCTGACTTTCTCCATCCGGTGGAAACCGCGTCCCGCCGAACACGAGGACGAGCTGGACACCCGGGAACTGGTGGAACTGCTGATGCGGGATCCCCGGGTGATGAAGGAGAGCGACATCACCCGGATCGCCACCCACTTCCGAACCAAGATCGCGCGGGCCAAGGCGATGCAGGAGGAGGGGGAGAACTTTCATCGGCTGATCAAGGAAATCCTGGATTATCGCCGCTGGTTTTCCTTCACCCTGTATTGCCGCCGGGAGGGGGAGCCGCGCCGGGAGTTGACCAATCATGTCTTTTATACCTTCAGCGGCGGCGAAAAGGCGATGGCCATGTACATCCCCCTCTTTTCCGCCGCCCATTCCCGCTACGCCGAGGCGCGTCCCGACGCACCGCGGATCATTTCCCTGGACGAGGCCTTCGCCGGCGTGGACGAAAACAACATCCGCGATATGTTCGACCTGCTGGAAGAGCTGGATTTCGATTACATCATGAATTCCCAGGCGCTGTGGGGCGACTACGACACCGTTTCCAGCCTGTCGATCTGTGAACTGGTCCGGCCGAAAAACGCCCCCTGCGTCACCGTGATCCGCTACCGGTGGAACGGGAAAGAGCGGTTCCTGCAGGCGGATGCGGAGGCA
This is a stretch of genomic DNA from Planifilum fimeticola. It encodes these proteins:
- a CDS encoding TIGR02677 family protein, whose amino-acid sequence is MDERVFKPVKEASYLTAGNAWRYRAILRFFYQRYERMQHFLLPEEVLRHLKRFPHFRDYTEEQLQQDLSQLVEWNNLVPRQDTGRIQTIEEFKKRKFRYQLTPYTVELERMVMALEKMGDGYGGSLERTLFDRLLQSLLTLTERDDEGEHRVFHWSDERIYRLWQDVANDFHELTRNAMDYIAHLQSEKVEERMKEEAFFAFKEVVIRYLRDFMISLQRTSYRIEGLLEETDADFVRRLAERLADYELSIPRLEERPVREELVERRIGEWEDLKRWFFGDGGQEAELVYLQNTTNETIRKITRFAQRLGETVHHMRSRRADYLHLAKWFASLETLDEAHKLSACVFGVFRTRHLKVEEPKGTESLDVEVWEAPPAPVILKPRITAYRERVKPNAADDHTARKRAVRETYLRRKEEEQLLLAELIRQDRIALRELPPVKPVVRKTLLSWIAKSMAHPERIGKTETGRPFRLEVASNRIIRLRAEDGVLEMPDIVFHFD
- a CDS encoding TIGR02678 family protein, whose translation is MSRDAAFDEKAREALGILLENFWILRDRQPEEYAMIRDREAALKRFVRDKLGYRLIVHRHFAKLEKIPARPEPWMGMETFEHPRDYAMFCCLLAHMENVAVDEPFLLSALCEELKVLYPGEFPMDWENYEHRKSLVRVVKTAVRLGILTEVDGDTAAFQQNEQAEVLYEVPVAARYFMRTFPKDLTRFSSGEAILQAEAAAEEDSSLRRRHRVYRQLLLSPAVYREEMEEADFLYLLRFRHRLEEDFAEYLGFRLEIYRNTALLSAPEARARLTLFPDSRAICDIALQMGEETRRRLAAGEVRVEADGTIRLTPVEWEQWVAALKESRGAGWSKQYRTALVKQTAAELLALLKEWKMATVDPESGMIRLYPLLGRLAGKYPADFDPAGRDIKKEREERS
- a CDS encoding TIGR02680 family protein codes for the protein MNGRWRLNRAGIFNFWYYDEEIFPFSDGKLLLRGTNGSGKSVTMQSLIPLLLDGKKSPDRLDPFGSRARRIEDYLLGEKGVVDRDERTGYLYLEYRRRGTEQTLTTGIGIRIRRNGPLQFWGFLVTDGRRIGEDFFLYKTEPDGSGGIQKIPLTRWELEARIGDGGAVVQSQREYMELVNRHLFGFHTLEAFEDLIKLLIQLRSPKLSKDFKPTVIYEILHESLPPLTDEELRPLSDTIEAMDQIRSELDQLVRERRSLDRLCRQYDQYNRAVLAEKAEGWIRAADLAARLKREKERLRREMAEGAERLAELERRLEETKREGKVLAAERDALMRHDVFRAEKEKAELEQKLKDRERTRRHKEELLKQKERKERELDEQIRREEENRHRLRKEIGERLEEMDALAEEAAFAAHLLSTADYRRNTGKPFSFCLWEREARQHDERLNRVLTILREESRMKERYAEAEAELGEARRQWDLSRVEEKKWAELLEEERAGWIAAVYRWNVENRELRLDEEALRLLSRRVADFPEQMDREQLRESLTAAVEEVRRSIREEMFRLDHRIGQLEAEMKGVEQAIEEWRAKKDPEPPRHPDTEQVRRELRERGIPFVPFYAAVEFRDAVSAAERERIESALMQMGILDALIVPSAMLEAGGEAVRHDRVLKPAPHLLAPTLADYLYPVEGEGMPVPAEDVDRVLRSIRIGEGSEEETAVLPDGTYRIGPIRGHAPREAQAVYIGKEARRQYRLREIARLEAERDRLLRERDEWAERRREHAARLERLEKEYRRFPDDKGIRDAFSEWDRARREAAAAEREVEKRNEKLKEAHARWQRVKALLREQAQGIDLPAKESAYAAAVEGMRTYRDRLGEVRRLDEQLEDSRRRQALLELNREEVIADVDELKGELRFICDELETARLRLEQVNQRLEAMGAEAIRARIAGVERRLRELPREEETLIRDTEKLKAKQAERERELIRCEEEERRADRLLASWTEVFREEDRLQRSFVPRSEAEMEGSDGEAPTADRARAVLARWKREGAPERDKAAEGLNRLFHQEQAALVEYRLTQQTLFEDVEVPEEPDGTGEEAVGDSWRLRWEELRTKTRRLLLSMEYEGARVSPYAVRARVEEAIHRKEQILAEKDRELFEEIILNNVGKIIRARIRRAERWVEEMNRLMEARDTSSGLTFSIRWKPRPAEHEDELDTRELVELLMRDPRVMKESDITRIATHFRTKIARAKAMQEEGENFHRLIKEILDYRRWFSFTLYCRREGEPRRELTNHVFYTFSGGEKAMAMYIPLFSAAHSRYAEARPDAPRIISLDEAFAGVDENNIRDMFDLLEELDFDYIMNSQALWGDYDTVSSLSICELVRPKNAPCVTVIRYRWNGKERFLQADAEAAAAGAEGGR